Proteins from a genomic interval of Cucumis melo cultivar AY chromosome 7, USDA_Cmelo_AY_1.0, whole genome shotgun sequence:
- the LOC103493702 gene encoding uncharacterized protein LOC103493702 has protein sequence MEVGVGAMSRRSRFSSYDRWLAVGLGLLAVVSPLYIDRRPSIEELEEEESSIHLGFWLPALLIILIFIIAGVLHLEQRCARFDPYWIHRVGGSSCGIFIILLLLAFVLKCKASLMFWES, from the coding sequence ATGGAGGTTGGGGTGGGCGCTATGTCAAGGAGGAGCCGGTTTTCTTCCTACGACCGGTGGCTGGCAGTAGGCCTCGGCCTTCTTGCAGTGGTCTCGCCACTCTATATCGATCGGAGACCGAGCATCGAGGAATTGGAAGAGGAGGAATCATCCATTCATCTTGGCTTCTGGTTGCCTGCTCTTCTCATTATCTTGATCTTCATTATTGCTGGAGTTCTTCACTTGGAACAGAGATGTGCTAGATTTGACCCTTATTGGATTCACAGAGTTGGTGGTTCTTCTTGTGGCATATTCATCATTCTTCTGCTTCTTGCATTTGTTTTAAAGTGTAAAGCTTCTTTAATGTTTTGGGAGTCTTAG